In the genome of Streptomyces globosus, one region contains:
- a CDS encoding cell division protein SepF — protein MSRYDVTDEQWEGLAQVVPLRSRNEWPSRVDHRTIPASSGTAAAEQRRFVVIRVQVFADAREVAEYLIAQVPVLLDLTGADTEVAKRILDFSSGVVFGLGSGMHRVDRNVFLLAPVGTEVEGIAAAAVPRS, from the coding sequence GTGAGCAGGTACGACGTCACGGACGAACAGTGGGAGGGTCTCGCGCAGGTGGTTCCCCTGCGCAGTCGCAACGAGTGGCCCTCACGGGTGGACCACCGCACGATCCCCGCGTCCTCCGGGACCGCGGCCGCCGAACAGCGGCGCTTCGTCGTGATCCGGGTGCAGGTCTTCGCCGACGCGCGGGAGGTGGCCGAGTACCTGATCGCGCAGGTCCCCGTCCTCCTCGACCTCACCGGGGCCGACACTGAAGTAGCCAAGCGGATCCTGGACTTCAGCAGCGGGGTCGTCTTCGGACTGGGCAGCGGCATGCACCGCGTCGACCGGAACGTCTTCCTGCTGGCCCCCGTCGGAACCGAGGTCGAGGGGATCGCGGCCGCGGCCGTCCCCCGATCGTAG
- a CDS encoding ABC transporter ATP-binding protein, with the protein MQESAFRALLGHARPHRTALVAGAALSTLGGVAGLAQPLVAKSFVEALAVDEPVFRQVLLLGLLIVGGALAAAFGGYTVERAAESVVLGARRRLVARLPRLRVADLDRRPPGDLISRVTADTTLLREAATNNLVDTLVGAVTLVGMLVLMAWLDVVLFLAVLGVVAAIGLCTALVMPRIARAGKEAQEALGALGAGLERLLGAIRTVKASNAEQRETAGLESAAHGAWRAGIRAAGWGAVAGTSSGLVVQLAFLTVLGLGGARVANGSMSVASLIGFLLYLFYLVGPVAQLASGISGLQVGVVAVRRIHEVLELEPEADAAAVASPREGAEHLVPAARQAGDRGAAIAFRDVVFRYREDGPAVLDGASFDAGPGGLTAVVGPSGSGKSTLFALLERFYDIGGGSARIDGRDLRDWEPAALRRAIGYVEQDAPVLAGTLRANLTFAVPDAAPADIDRVLAQVRLTGLVDSLPHGLDTEVGHRGTALSGGQRQRVAIARALLRRPRVLLLDEATSQLDALTESELRDVIAEVAETTTVLVVAHRLSTVTDARRILVLEDGRVRAAGTHAELLRDDDLYRRLAATQMLAASSLADPVP; encoded by the coding sequence ATGCAAGAGTCGGCCTTCCGCGCCCTGCTGGGGCACGCCCGCCCCCATCGCACCGCCCTGGTCGCCGGTGCGGCCCTGAGCACCCTCGGCGGTGTCGCGGGCCTCGCCCAGCCGCTGGTCGCCAAGTCGTTCGTCGAGGCGCTCGCCGTCGACGAGCCCGTCTTCCGGCAGGTGCTGCTGCTGGGGCTGCTGATCGTCGGCGGAGCGCTGGCGGCCGCGTTCGGCGGGTACACCGTCGAGCGGGCCGCCGAGAGCGTGGTCCTCGGCGCGCGCCGCCGCCTCGTCGCCCGGCTGCCCCGGCTGCGCGTCGCCGACCTGGACCGGCGGCCGCCCGGCGACCTGATCTCCCGGGTGACCGCCGACACCACGCTGCTGCGGGAAGCGGCGACGAACAACCTCGTCGACACCCTCGTCGGCGCCGTCACCCTCGTCGGCATGCTCGTCCTGATGGCCTGGCTGGACGTCGTCCTGTTCCTGGCCGTGCTGGGCGTCGTCGCCGCCATCGGGCTCTGCACGGCGCTGGTGATGCCACGCATCGCGCGGGCCGGGAAGGAGGCGCAGGAGGCCCTCGGGGCGCTCGGCGCAGGGCTGGAGCGGCTGCTCGGCGCCATCCGCACCGTGAAGGCGAGCAACGCCGAGCAGCGGGAGACCGCGGGCCTGGAGTCCGCGGCGCACGGCGCCTGGCGGGCCGGCATACGGGCCGCCGGGTGGGGCGCGGTCGCCGGCACGTCCAGTGGACTGGTCGTCCAGCTGGCGTTCCTGACGGTGCTCGGGCTGGGCGGCGCGCGCGTCGCGAACGGGTCGATGAGCGTCGCCTCGCTCATCGGCTTCCTGCTGTACCTCTTCTACCTGGTGGGCCCGGTCGCGCAGTTGGCGAGCGGCATCAGCGGCCTCCAGGTCGGCGTCGTCGCGGTGCGCCGCATCCACGAGGTGCTGGAACTGGAACCGGAGGCGGACGCCGCGGCGGTGGCGTCTCCCCGGGAGGGCGCCGAGCACCTTGTGCCCGCGGCACGGCAGGCCGGGGACCGCGGCGCCGCCATCGCTTTCCGGGACGTCGTCTTCCGCTACCGGGAGGACGGCCCGGCCGTGCTGGACGGGGCGTCGTTCGACGCCGGTCCTGGCGGGCTGACGGCTGTCGTCGGCCCCTCGGGCAGCGGCAAGAGCACCCTGTTCGCACTGCTGGAGCGCTTCTACGACATCGGCGGCGGCAGCGCCCGCATCGACGGCCGCGACCTGCGGGACTGGGAGCCGGCAGCCCTGCGCCGGGCCATCGGCTACGTCGAGCAGGACGCGCCCGTCCTCGCCGGCACCCTGCGCGCCAACCTGACGTTCGCCGTGCCCGACGCCGCCCCCGCGGACATCGACCGCGTCCTCGCACAGGTCCGGCTGACCGGCCTCGTCGACAGCCTCCCGCACGGCCTCGACACGGAGGTCGGCCACCGCGGCACCGCCCTGTCCGGCGGGCAGCGGCAGCGCGTCGCCATCGCGCGGGCCCTGCTGCGCCGGCCCCGCGTGCTCCTCCTCGACGAGGCCACCTCCCAGCTCGACGCGCTCACCGAGAGCGAGCTGCGCGACGTCATCGCGGAGGTCGCCGAGACGACGACCGTGCTCGTCGTCGCCCACCGGCTGTCCACGGTCACCGACGCGCGCCGCATCCTCGTCCTGGAGGACGGGCGCGTACGCGCCGCCGGCACCCACGCCGAACTCCTGCGGGACGACGACCTCTACCGGCGGCTCGCCGCCACGCAGATGCTCGCCGCGTCCTCGCTCGCAGACCCGGTTCCCTGA
- a CDS encoding MFS transporter produces the protein MFSAAPGRLIPGPYRSLFADRTFRRLMPVFALSDLGDGMTVVAVAWLAFALGPDGGQGALAGIAVAAYVLPGALGALVLGRWMRRLPARRLLVADSALRAVLLGAIPLAHLAGLLTPAVYVGLLGASSLLHAWGKAGKHALFAPLLSDDQRLAANSVLGTSLWGATIAGPALAGLLMGVVSPAWILGLDAATFAVLALQTSRTTVPRSPAPPHTGGARRGLSILRRQPELLGLLLVTWVFNLAFGPVEVALPSFVSADLGADAGLLGVYWAAFGIGAVIGALALGAARRFPLWPAMLGIIAGHGIGMLPFALADTALPSLIGFAFAGLVYGPYSALSFTLIQDRTPADSLTTVLAARSAVLLTASPLGAALGGFLLDRAGAPAVLAGCGMLMILVVPTSIVVLKLYKVINDGFSPRTTRPDNHVIP, from the coding sequence ATGTTCTCAGCAGCACCGGGACGGCTGATACCCGGCCCCTACCGCTCCCTGTTCGCCGACCGCACCTTCCGGCGGCTGATGCCGGTCTTCGCGTTGTCCGACCTGGGCGACGGCATGACCGTCGTCGCAGTCGCGTGGCTTGCGTTCGCACTGGGGCCCGATGGCGGCCAGGGCGCGCTCGCCGGTATCGCCGTCGCCGCCTACGTCCTGCCCGGAGCGCTGGGCGCACTGGTCCTGGGCAGATGGATGCGTCGGCTTCCCGCGCGGCGGCTCCTGGTCGCCGACTCGGCGCTACGGGCCGTACTGCTGGGGGCCATCCCGCTCGCACACCTGGCAGGGCTGCTCACCCCGGCCGTGTACGTCGGGCTCCTGGGCGCCTCCTCGCTGCTTCACGCCTGGGGCAAGGCCGGAAAGCACGCGCTCTTCGCTCCTCTGCTCTCCGACGACCAGCGCCTGGCGGCCAACAGCGTGCTGGGCACCAGTCTGTGGGGCGCGACCATCGCGGGCCCCGCTCTCGCGGGCCTTCTCATGGGAGTGGTGTCACCGGCATGGATCCTCGGCCTGGACGCCGCCACCTTCGCCGTGCTCGCCCTCCAGACCAGCCGTACCACCGTGCCCCGCTCACCAGCACCCCCGCATACCGGAGGGGCACGGCGCGGACTGAGCATCCTGCGCCGTCAGCCGGAGCTCCTCGGCCTGCTCCTCGTGACCTGGGTGTTCAACCTGGCCTTCGGACCCGTCGAAGTCGCCCTGCCCTCGTTCGTCTCCGCCGACCTCGGTGCCGACGCGGGGCTGCTCGGCGTCTACTGGGCCGCCTTCGGTATCGGCGCCGTCATCGGAGCTCTCGCCCTGGGCGCGGCCAGACGGTTCCCCCTGTGGCCGGCCATGCTCGGCATCATCGCCGGCCACGGCATCGGCATGCTCCCCTTCGCCCTCGCGGACACCGCCCTTCCTTCTCTGATCGGATTCGCCTTCGCCGGACTCGTCTACGGCCCCTACTCCGCGCTCTCCTTCACCCTGATCCAGGACCGCACACCCGCCGACTCGCTCACCACGGTCCTGGCCGCGCGCAGCGCCGTACTCCTGACAGCCTCCCCCCTTGGAGCCGCGCTCGGAGGCTTCCTCCTCGACCGGGCCGGGGCCCCGGCCGTCCTCGCCGGCTGCGGGATGCTGATGATCCTCGTAGTCCCCACCAGCATCGTTGTCCTGAAGCTCTACAAGGTCATCAACGACGGCTTCAGCCCTCGTACGACCCGGCCGGACAACCACGTCATCCCTTGA
- the meaB gene encoding methylmalonyl Co-A mutase-associated GTPase MeaB, producing MPKIDIEAYAKGVLDGKRALVARAITLVESTLPAHRALAQTLLTELLPHAGRARRIGISGVPGVGKSTFIDAFGTMLTGLGHRVAVLAVDPSSKRTGGSILGDKTRMERLSVDPAAFVRPSPSAGTLGGVAKATRESMIVMEAAGYDVVLVETVGVGQSETTVAGMVDSFLLLSLARTGDQLQGIKKGVLELADVLAVNKADGPHERDARAAARELSGALRLMHPADAAWTPPVLTCSARESTGLDEVWNRLEQHRRLLEAGGRLAAKRAAQQVEWTWSMVQEELLDRLRTHPAVRDLAPALEARVRAGTLTPTLAADGLLRAFTGAC from the coding sequence GTGCCGAAGATCGACATCGAGGCGTACGCGAAGGGCGTCCTCGACGGGAAGCGCGCGCTCGTCGCGCGGGCGATCACCCTCGTCGAGTCGACGCTGCCCGCGCACCGCGCGCTGGCGCAGACCCTGCTGACGGAACTGCTGCCCCACGCGGGGCGGGCCCGGCGCATCGGGATCAGCGGCGTACCGGGCGTCGGGAAGTCCACGTTCATCGACGCGTTCGGCACGATGCTGACGGGGCTGGGGCACCGGGTCGCCGTCCTCGCGGTGGACCCGTCGTCCAAGCGGACGGGCGGGTCCATCCTCGGCGACAAGACGCGGATGGAACGGCTGTCGGTCGACCCGGCCGCGTTCGTACGGCCCTCCCCGTCGGCGGGCACGCTCGGCGGGGTCGCCAAGGCCACCCGCGAGTCGATGATCGTGATGGAGGCGGCCGGGTACGACGTCGTCCTCGTCGAGACGGTCGGCGTCGGGCAGTCCGAGACGACCGTCGCCGGCATGGTCGACTCCTTCCTGCTGCTGTCGCTGGCGCGGACCGGCGACCAGCTCCAGGGCATCAAGAAGGGCGTCCTGGAACTGGCCGACGTCCTGGCCGTGAACAAGGCCGACGGGCCGCACGAACGCGACGCACGCGCCGCCGCCCGCGAACTCTCCGGCGCGCTGCGGCTGATGCACCCGGCGGACGCGGCGTGGACGCCGCCCGTCCTGACGTGCAGTGCGCGGGAGTCCACCGGGCTGGACGAGGTCTGGAACCGGCTGGAGCAGCACCGGCGGCTGCTGGAGGCGGGGGGCCGGCTGGCCGCGAAGCGGGCCGCCCAGCAGGTGGAGTGGACGTGGTCGATGGTCCAGGAGGAACTCCTGGACCGCCTCCGCACCCACCCGGCGGTACGGGACCTGGCCCCGGCGCTGGAGGCCCGCGTACGCGCGGGCACCCTGACACCGACGCTGGCGGCGGACGGCCTCCTGAGGGCCTTCACGGGGGCTTGCTGA
- a CDS encoding DUF2470 domain-containing protein encodes MRMSGAPATPAAGRPTDAERVRSILAAAHSMTVVTDGVPTEVRHLDGTDPLGRLHLHPAEPGGEMEERPSIRMEFTDIAPTPVRDRVRARVTVAGRLLTPYRGQDAEGSTCIEFLRAVLETPDGRRTSIGLGELEAASPDPLAPYEAGMLTHFLDDHSELVTLLLRLVTPQPTADLVRALPLAMDRYGLTLRLEERRGHRDATLAFPSPLDDVEQSGAQMQALFSAARRRSHRNTLPA; translated from the coding sequence ATGCGCATGTCCGGTGCACCCGCCACCCCTGCCGCCGGCCGCCCCACCGACGCCGAGCGCGTCCGCTCGATCCTGGCCGCCGCCCACTCCATGACCGTCGTCACCGACGGCGTCCCCACCGAGGTGCGCCACCTCGACGGCACCGACCCGCTGGGCCGGCTGCACCTGCACCCCGCCGAACCCGGCGGCGAGATGGAGGAACGCCCCTCGATCCGGATGGAGTTCACCGACATCGCGCCCACCCCGGTCCGCGACCGGGTCCGCGCCCGCGTCACCGTCGCCGGCCGCCTCCTCACCCCCTACCGCGGCCAGGACGCCGAGGGCTCCACCTGCATCGAGTTCCTCCGGGCCGTCCTGGAGACCCCGGACGGCCGCCGCACCTCCATCGGCCTCGGCGAGCTGGAGGCGGCCTCCCCCGACCCCCTCGCCCCGTACGAGGCCGGGATGCTCACGCACTTCCTCGACGACCACTCCGAGCTCGTCACGCTCCTGCTGCGCCTGGTGACCCCGCAGCCCACCGCCGACCTCGTACGCGCCCTGCCGCTGGCCATGGACCGCTACGGGCTCACCCTCCGCCTGGAGGAGCGCCGCGGCCACCGCGACGCCACCCTGGCCTTCCCCTCCCCCCTCGACGACGTCGAGCAGTCCGGCGCACAGATGCAGGCCCTCTTCAGCGCGGCCCGCCGCCGCTCGCACCGCAACACCCTGCCCGCCTGA
- the scpA gene encoding methylmalonyl-CoA mutase, with the protein MSGTEIPDFSALPLRGGAPSAGSEDQWRSAVKEATGSDTGDLLWETPEGIGVQPLYTGRDLEGLDFLATYPGAAPFLRGPYPTMYVNQPWTIRQYAGFSTAEESNAFYRRNLAAGQKGLSVAFDLPTHRGYDSDHPRVTGDVGMAGVAIDSIYDMRQLFDGIPLDRMSVSMTMNGAVLPVLALYIVAAEEQGVSPDKLAGTIQNDILKEFMVRNTYIYPPKPSMRIISDIFSFTSQKMPRYNSISISGYHIQEAGATADLELAYTLADGVEYLRAGQGAGLDVDAFAPRLSFFWAIGMNFFMEVAKLRAARLLWAKLVRQFDPKNAKSLSLRTHSQTSGWSLTAQDVFNNVTRTCIEAMAATQGHTQSLHTNALDEALALPTDFSARIARNTQLLLQQESGTCRTIDPWGGSAYVEKLTYDLARRAWQHIQEVEAAGGMAQAIDAGIPKLRVEEAAARTQARIDSGRQPVIGVNKYRVDSDEQIEVLKVDNSAVRTQQIDKLRRLRAERDEARTQDALRALTNAAERGAGQGLEGNLLALAVDAARAKATVGEISDALEKVYGRHASQIRTISGVYRSEAGESPNVERTRSLVDRFEEAEGRRPRVLVAKMGQDGHDRGQKVIATAFADLGFDVDVGPLFQTPAEVARQAVEADVHVVGVSSLAAGHLTLVPALREQLAEEGREDIMIVVGGVIPPADVPTLLEMGAAAVFPPGTVIPDAAHDLVTRLAADLGHEL; encoded by the coding sequence GTGAGCGGCACCGAGATCCCCGACTTCTCCGCCCTGCCCCTGCGCGGCGGCGCCCCGTCCGCCGGGTCCGAGGACCAGTGGCGCAGCGCCGTGAAGGAGGCGACGGGCAGCGACACCGGCGACCTGCTGTGGGAGACCCCGGAGGGCATCGGGGTGCAGCCGCTGTACACCGGGCGCGACCTGGAGGGCCTGGACTTCCTCGCCACGTACCCGGGCGCGGCGCCGTTCCTGCGCGGCCCGTACCCCACCATGTACGTCAACCAGCCGTGGACGATCCGCCAGTACGCGGGATTCTCCACCGCCGAGGAGTCGAACGCCTTCTACCGGCGCAACCTGGCGGCCGGCCAGAAGGGCCTGTCCGTCGCCTTCGACCTGCCGACGCACCGCGGCTACGACAGCGACCACCCGCGCGTCACCGGCGACGTCGGCATGGCGGGCGTCGCGATCGACTCGATCTACGACATGCGGCAGCTGTTCGACGGGATCCCGCTGGACCGGATGTCGGTGTCGATGACGATGAACGGGGCGGTGCTGCCCGTCCTCGCCCTGTACATCGTGGCGGCGGAGGAGCAGGGCGTCTCGCCCGACAAGCTCGCCGGGACCATCCAGAACGACATCCTCAAGGAGTTCATGGTCCGCAACACCTACATCTATCCGCCGAAGCCGTCGATGCGGATCATCTCGGACATCTTCTCGTTCACCTCGCAGAAGATGCCGCGGTACAACTCGATCTCGATCTCCGGGTACCACATCCAGGAGGCGGGCGCGACGGCCGACCTGGAGCTCGCGTACACCCTCGCGGACGGGGTGGAGTACCTGCGGGCCGGGCAGGGCGCCGGGCTCGACGTCGACGCGTTCGCGCCGCGCCTGTCGTTCTTCTGGGCGATCGGCATGAACTTCTTCATGGAGGTCGCGAAGCTGCGCGCCGCCCGCCTGCTGTGGGCCAAGCTGGTGCGGCAGTTCGACCCGAAGAACGCCAAGTCGCTCTCCCTGCGCACCCATTCGCAGACCTCGGGCTGGTCGCTGACCGCGCAGGACGTCTTCAACAACGTCACCCGCACCTGCATCGAGGCGATGGCGGCCACCCAGGGCCACACCCAGTCCCTGCACACCAACGCCCTCGACGAGGCGCTCGCCCTGCCGACGGACTTCTCGGCGCGCATCGCCCGCAACACGCAGCTGCTGCTCCAGCAGGAGTCGGGGACCTGCCGCACCATCGACCCGTGGGGCGGCAGCGCGTACGTGGAGAAGCTGACGTACGACCTGGCGCGCCGGGCCTGGCAGCACATCCAGGAGGTCGAGGCGGCCGGCGGCATGGCGCAGGCCATCGACGCGGGCATCCCGAAGCTGCGCGTGGAGGAGGCCGCGGCCCGCACCCAGGCCCGTATCGACTCCGGGCGGCAGCCGGTGATCGGCGTCAACAAGTACCGCGTCGACAGCGACGAGCAGATCGAGGTCCTCAAGGTCGACAACTCGGCGGTGCGGACGCAGCAGATCGACAAGCTGCGGCGGCTGCGCGCGGAGCGCGACGAGGCCCGCACCCAGGACGCGCTGCGCGCCCTGACCAACGCCGCCGAGCGGGGCGCGGGGCAGGGCCTGGAGGGCAACCTCCTCGCGCTCGCCGTCGACGCGGCGCGCGCGAAGGCGACGGTGGGCGAGATCTCGGACGCCCTGGAGAAGGTGTACGGACGGCACGCGAGCCAGATCCGTACGATCTCCGGTGTGTACCGCAGCGAAGCAGGGGAGTCCCCGAACGTGGAGCGCACCCGTTCCCTCGTCGACCGGTTCGAGGAGGCGGAGGGCCGCCGTCCGCGCGTGCTGGTCGCCAAGATGGGCCAGGACGGGCACGACCGCGGCCAGAAGGTCATCGCGACGGCCTTCGCCGACCTGGGCTTCGACGTCGACGTCGGCCCGCTGTTCCAGACCCCGGCGGAGGTGGCCCGCCAGGCCGTCGAGGCGGACGTCCACGTCGTGGGCGTGTCGTCGCTGGCGGCCGGCCACCTGACCCTCGTCCCGGCGCTGCGCGAGCAGCTCGCGGAGGAGGGGCGCGAGGACATCATGATCGTGGTGGGCGGGGTGATCCCCCCGGCCGACGTGCCGACCCTGCTGGAGATGGGCGCGGCTGCGGTGTTCCCGCCCGGCACGGTCATCCCCGACGCGGCCCACGACCTGGTGACGCGGCTCGCCGCGGATCTGGGCCACGAGCTGTAG
- a CDS encoding methylmalonyl-CoA mutase family protein: protein MTVLPDDGLSLAAEFPDATHEQWQRLVEGVLRKSGKDVSGGAAEDALSTQLEDGLLTRPLYTVPDTPADTGFPGFAPFVRGGTPAGGAASGWDVRQRHLGTDPAQVNEAVLADLENGVTSLWLCLGGDGLPVDALGRALDGVYLDLAPVSLDAGADFEAAARALLALYAERGTAPDAARGCLGADPLGHEARTGEAAGLDAAVALARETAANWPGLRALAVDALPYHEAGGSAAQELGLSLAAGTAYLRALTAGGLGVEAALGQVEFRYAATADQFLTIAKFRAARRLWARVAEACGAPHAGAQRQHAVTSPVMMTRRDPWVNMLRTTVACMAAGVGGADSVTVLPFDHELGLPDAFARRIARNTSSILLEESHLARVVDPAGGSYYVERLTDELADAAWEFFQTVEKAGGLATALRSGLVADRLAATWAKRSAKLAKRREPVTGVSEFPLLSEQLPERPPAPAAPSGGLPRVRRDEAYEALRARSDRHLAATGARPRIFLAALGPAAAHTARATFAANLFQAGGIQPVHDPVSVDASTAAAAYAASGADGTAVLCSSDALYEEHAEAVAAALRSAGATTVYLAGRPGTAGGAADEHVHAGCDAVAVLSGALDRMGVAP from the coding sequence ATGACGGTCCTGCCTGATGACGGGCTCTCCCTGGCCGCCGAGTTCCCTGACGCGACGCATGAGCAGTGGCAGCGCCTGGTAGAAGGCGTACTGCGCAAGTCCGGCAAGGACGTATCCGGCGGAGCCGCGGAAGACGCGTTGTCCACCCAGCTAGAGGACGGGCTCCTCACCCGCCCGCTGTACACCGTGCCCGACACCCCCGCGGACACCGGTTTCCCCGGTTTCGCCCCCTTCGTACGGGGCGGCACCCCCGCGGGCGGTGCCGCCTCCGGTTGGGACGTGCGGCAGCGGCACCTCGGCACCGACCCCGCGCAGGTCAACGAGGCCGTCCTCGCCGACCTGGAGAACGGCGTCACCTCGCTGTGGCTGTGCCTCGGCGGGGACGGCCTCCCCGTCGACGCGCTCGGCCGGGCCCTCGACGGCGTGTACCTCGACCTCGCCCCCGTCTCCCTCGACGCCGGTGCCGACTTCGAGGCGGCCGCCCGCGCCCTGCTCGCCCTGTACGCCGAGCGCGGGACCGCCCCGGACGCCGCCCGCGGCTGCCTCGGCGCCGACCCGCTCGGCCACGAGGCCCGTACCGGGGAGGCCGCCGGCCTCGACGCCGCCGTCGCCCTCGCCCGGGAGACGGCCGCCAACTGGCCCGGACTGCGCGCCCTCGCCGTCGACGCCCTGCCGTACCACGAGGCCGGCGGCTCGGCCGCGCAGGAGCTCGGCCTGTCCCTGGCCGCCGGCACCGCCTACCTCCGGGCGCTGACCGCCGGCGGACTCGGCGTCGAGGCGGCCCTCGGCCAGGTGGAGTTCCGGTACGCGGCGACCGCCGACCAGTTCCTCACCATCGCGAAGTTCCGCGCGGCCCGCCGCCTGTGGGCCCGCGTCGCCGAGGCGTGCGGCGCCCCGCACGCCGGCGCCCAGCGCCAGCACGCGGTGACCTCGCCGGTGATGATGACCCGCCGCGACCCGTGGGTGAACATGCTGCGCACCACCGTCGCCTGCATGGCGGCGGGCGTCGGCGGCGCGGACTCCGTCACCGTGCTGCCGTTCGACCACGAGCTGGGCCTGCCCGACGCGTTCGCGCGCCGCATCGCCCGCAACACCTCCTCCATCCTGCTGGAGGAGTCGCACCTGGCGCGGGTCGTCGACCCGGCCGGCGGCTCCTACTACGTGGAGCGGCTCACCGACGAACTCGCCGACGCCGCCTGGGAGTTCTTCCAGACCGTCGAGAAGGCCGGCGGCCTCGCCACAGCCCTGCGCTCCGGCCTGGTCGCCGACCGGCTGGCTGCCACCTGGGCGAAGCGCTCCGCGAAGCTCGCCAAGCGGCGCGAGCCCGTCACCGGAGTCAGCGAGTTCCCGCTGCTGTCCGAGCAGCTGCCCGAGCGGCCCCCCGCCCCCGCGGCGCCCTCCGGCGGCCTGCCCCGCGTACGGCGCGACGAGGCGTACGAGGCGCTGCGCGCCCGCAGCGACCGGCACCTCGCGGCGACGGGCGCCCGGCCGCGGATCTTCCTCGCCGCCCTCGGCCCGGCCGCCGCGCACACCGCGCGCGCCACCTTCGCCGCGAACCTGTTCCAGGCGGGCGGCATCCAGCCGGTCCACGACCCGGTGTCGGTGGACGCGTCGACCGCCGCCGCGGCGTACGCGGCGAGCGGCGCCGACGGCACGGCCGTGCTGTGCTCCAGCGACGCGCTGTACGAGGAGCACGCCGAGGCCGTGGCCGCGGCCCTGCGCTCGGCCGGTGCGACGACCGTCTACCTCGCGGGCAGGCCCGGCACCGCGGGCGGCGCCGCCGACGAGCACGTCCACGCCGGCTGCGACGCGGTCGCGGTGCTGTCCGGCGCCCTCGACCGGATGGGAGTGGCCCCGTGA
- a CDS encoding MerR family transcriptional regulator, producing MRHLPIGELAARTGVRASALRYWEERGLLPGARREGGRREWPATAVRRVALVKMAQRAGFTLAEITQLLADDTSPSATRQWRDMATRKLPELDRHIAQAQALRQAVADCLECGCMKFDQCVLLDTTDAAP from the coding sequence ATGCGACATCTGCCCATCGGTGAGCTCGCGGCCAGAACCGGCGTCCGGGCCTCGGCGCTGCGCTACTGGGAGGAGCGCGGTCTGCTGCCCGGCGCGCGGCGCGAAGGAGGGCGCCGGGAATGGCCCGCGACCGCCGTCCGCCGGGTGGCCCTGGTCAAGATGGCTCAGCGGGCAGGCTTCACACTCGCCGAGATCACGCAACTGCTGGCCGACGACACCTCCCCGTCCGCCACCCGCCAGTGGCGGGACATGGCTACGCGCAAGCTACCCGAACTCGATCGGCACATTGCGCAGGCTCAGGCCCTGCGGCAGGCAGTTGCGGACTGTCTGGAGTGCGGCTGCATGAAATTCGACCAATGTGTACTGCTCGACACGACGGATGCGGCGCCCTGA